The following coding sequences lie in one Rutidosis leptorrhynchoides isolate AG116_Rl617_1_P2 chromosome 4, CSIRO_AGI_Rlap_v1, whole genome shotgun sequence genomic window:
- the LOC139840209 gene encoding uncharacterized protein isoform X1 produces MTGSHLLHQLHLILDSDPFIDEVGFVHPSQFAAISDSSISMKSDDATDMAFWSRDHKLGISTDVLHTLYTDAKHAFMSSLDQYRKLIDLHATNLGLDGDNISNYSSSLATVEGELMKHSRVLLLLSCDFGTAWNCRKEVVVKKHETNLYLDELRFSCLVLSYAPKSDRAWSHRRWVIKMIASKCTVLQDVLKNESELAKKIAEKSKMNYRAWNHRCWLVSYMPANQVIDELVKYRDWAGLHVADNSCFHYRTRLMTRTLEESWRKQDSKNSPEHTAEVYELWKEELAWCEILIKRYIGRESLWLYRRFLSLCWIKHFAARMGGTHIDVFMDNELQLFRSCTTIPDNVFEDYQSQAMFAATYMMWLIKQMDEARGVEAGEKVGEELEVVLNKVCPHKAFLWDLARTKNGTLVGE; encoded by the exons TGATGAAGTAGGGTTTGTTCATCCATCCCAGTTTGCTGCTATCAGTGACTCATCTATATCAATGAAATCTGATGATGCTACCGATATGGCTTTCTGGAGTAGGGATCACAAGCTGGGTATCTCAACTGATGTGTTGCACACGTTATACACTGATGCTAAACATGCATTTATGTCTTCACTAGATCAGTATAGAAAGTTGATTGATTTGCATGCAACAAATTTGGGATTAGACGgtgataatatttcaaattattcatCTTCCTTGGCCACTGTTGAAGGAGAATTAATGAAGCATAGCAGGGTACTTTTGCTGCTGAGTTGTGATTTTGGAACTGCATGGAATTGCAG GAAGGAAGTTGTTGTAAAGAAGCATGAGACTAATTTATATCTCGACGAGCTTCGATTTTCATGTTTGGTTTTGTCATATGCACCAAAAAGCGACCGTGCTTGGAGCCATAG GCGATGGGTGATCAAGATGATAGCTAGCAAGTGTACAGTTCTGCAAGACGTTTTGAAAAATGAATCTGAATTAGCCAAAAAAATAGCAGAG AAGTCAAAGATGAACTACCGTGCATGGAATCATCGATGCTGGTTAGTTTCTTACATGCCTGCGAATCAG GTAATCGATGAGTTGGTTAAATATCGGGATTGGGCTGGGTTACATGTTGCTGATAACTCATGCTTTCACTATCGAACG CGGTTAATGACCAGGACGTTGGAAGAATCATGGCGTAAACAAGATTCAAAAAATAGCCCTGAACATACAGCAGAAGTTTATGAACTTTGGAag GAAGAGCTTGCCTGGTGTGAGATTCTAATTAAGCGATACATAGGACGAGAG TCCCTATGGCTTTATCGTCGTTTCCTCTCCCTGTGTTGGATAAAGCATTTTGCAGCTCGTATGGGAGGGACACACATAGATGTGTTTATGGATAATGAATTACAACTATTTCGTTCATGTACAACTATCCCAGATAATGTATTTGAGGATTATCAATCACAAGCAATGTTTGCAGCAACTTATATGATGTGGTTGATCAAG CAAATGGATGAAGCTCGAGGTGTGGAGGCTGGTGAAAAGGTAGGAGAAGAACTTGAAGTGGTGTTGAATAAGGTATGCCCACATAAGGCTTTTCTTTGGGATCTTGCGAGGACTAAAAACGGAACGCTGGTTGGTGAATGA
- the LOC139840209 gene encoding uncharacterized protein isoform X2, with translation MTGSHLLHQLHLILDSDPFIDEVGFVHPSQFAAISDSSISMKSDDATDMAFWSRDHKLGISTDVLHTLYTDAKHAFMSSLDQYRKLIDLHATNLGLDGDNISNYSSSLATVEGELMKHSRVLLLLSCDFGTAWNCRKEVVVKKHETNLYLDELRFSCLVLSYAPKSDRAWSHRRWVIKMIASKCTVLQDVLKNESELAKKIAEKSKMNYRAWNHRCWLVSYMPANQVIDELVKYRDWAGLHVADNSCFHYRTRLMTRTLEESWRKQDSKNSPEHTAEVYELWKEELAWCEILIKRYIGREIMYLRIINHKQCLQQLI, from the exons TGATGAAGTAGGGTTTGTTCATCCATCCCAGTTTGCTGCTATCAGTGACTCATCTATATCAATGAAATCTGATGATGCTACCGATATGGCTTTCTGGAGTAGGGATCACAAGCTGGGTATCTCAACTGATGTGTTGCACACGTTATACACTGATGCTAAACATGCATTTATGTCTTCACTAGATCAGTATAGAAAGTTGATTGATTTGCATGCAACAAATTTGGGATTAGACGgtgataatatttcaaattattcatCTTCCTTGGCCACTGTTGAAGGAGAATTAATGAAGCATAGCAGGGTACTTTTGCTGCTGAGTTGTGATTTTGGAACTGCATGGAATTGCAG GAAGGAAGTTGTTGTAAAGAAGCATGAGACTAATTTATATCTCGACGAGCTTCGATTTTCATGTTTGGTTTTGTCATATGCACCAAAAAGCGACCGTGCTTGGAGCCATAG GCGATGGGTGATCAAGATGATAGCTAGCAAGTGTACAGTTCTGCAAGACGTTTTGAAAAATGAATCTGAATTAGCCAAAAAAATAGCAGAG AAGTCAAAGATGAACTACCGTGCATGGAATCATCGATGCTGGTTAGTTTCTTACATGCCTGCGAATCAG GTAATCGATGAGTTGGTTAAATATCGGGATTGGGCTGGGTTACATGTTGCTGATAACTCATGCTTTCACTATCGAACG CGGTTAATGACCAGGACGTTGGAAGAATCATGGCGTAAACAAGATTCAAAAAATAGCCCTGAACATACAGCAGAAGTTTATGAACTTTGGAag GAAGAGCTTGCCTGGTGTGAGATTCTAATTAAGCGATACATAGGACGAGAG ATAATGTATTTGAGGATTATCAATCACAAGCAATGTTTGCAGCAACTTATATGA